A stretch of Pseudolysobacter antarcticus DNA encodes these proteins:
- a CDS encoding 2-keto-4-pentenoate hydratase, which yields MSETRMDSTDVDGAIAKRFVQARLAGVALDGFPGSIPLTLDAAYRCQSAAIQRWPDSIVGWKVGYIAAAQREPGGDDRLVGPIFARNLQLAQDGRSLEFPVFEGGFAAVEAEFVFRLGEDAPREKIVWSADEARAMVAEMYIGIETAGSPLATINALGPRVVVSDFGNNAGLLLGPKIAGGLSLAETELNCTMMIAEHRVGAGAASDVADGLLAALAFALSRCARNGRPLRAGDLITTGAVTGIHDIVSGQEALAEFGAYGAIRCRAVEARAFMQTRAAK from the coding sequence ATGAGCGAAACCAGAATGGACAGCACCGACGTCGATGGCGCAATCGCCAAGCGTTTTGTGCAGGCGCGCTTGGCGGGCGTTGCGCTCGATGGATTTCCGGGTTCGATTCCGCTCACGCTCGATGCGGCGTATCGCTGCCAGAGCGCAGCAATCCAGCGCTGGCCGGATTCCATCGTCGGCTGGAAGGTTGGCTATATCGCCGCGGCGCAACGCGAACCCGGTGGCGATGATCGTCTGGTCGGGCCGATCTTTGCCCGCAACCTGCAACTCGCGCAAGACGGACGCTCGCTGGAATTTCCAGTTTTCGAGGGTGGTTTTGCGGCGGTCGAAGCCGAGTTTGTATTCCGTCTCGGCGAAGACGCGCCGCGCGAAAAAATCGTCTGGAGCGCCGATGAAGCGCGCGCCATGGTTGCAGAAATGTATATCGGCATCGAAACCGCGGGCAGCCCACTGGCCACGATCAACGCGCTCGGGCCGCGCGTCGTGGTCAGCGATTTCGGCAACAATGCGGGTCTGCTGCTTGGGCCGAAAATCGCTGGCGGACTATCGTTGGCTGAAACCGAATTGAACTGCACGATGATGATCGCCGAACATCGCGTCGGCGCTGGCGCTGCATCGGATGTGGCTGATGGATTGCTCGCCGCGCTGGCGTTTGCGCTATCGCGCTGCGCACGCAACGGCCGACCCTTGCGCGCCGGCGATCTCATCACCACAGGCGCCGTCACCGGCATTCACGACATCGTCAGCGGGCAAGAGGCGCTGGCTGAATTCGGCGCGTATGGCGCGATCCGTTGCCGCGCGGTCGAGGCGCGCGCCTTCATGCAAACACGAGCGGCGAAATGA
- a CDS encoding pectinesterase family protein: MNHPRRHFLQAAALASLAPIGCLRLRPAAAFDAVVTLENGRASHPNIPNFASVRAAIDAAPADGKRIWRIRITPGRWHEKLVIDKPNIRLIGDDRETCIVSYDAAAGHLAPDGEPWGTWRCASIIVRAPGFSVHSMSIENGFDYLGEIAHPTLQAIGANGAQAVALMLDAGSDCALLEDVNISGQQDTLFVDSGRCLLRNCRVAGSVDFIFGGGQCVLEHCEILSRFRPGKQRQGYVAVPSTLASQRYGLVFRDCRLLKESAVPARSVALGRPWRPTRTFSDGRYGDPAIRGNAAFIDCWMDDHIDAVGWDAMTYTARDGSRVLFTPQEARLAEYASRGPGALHDAIRIWLSAEESAAYATARVLQGWDYNSTAAMF; the protein is encoded by the coding sequence ATGAACCATCCACGCCGCCATTTTTTGCAGGCCGCCGCGCTCGCCTCTCTCGCGCCGATCGGTTGTTTGCGATTGCGCCCCGCGGCAGCTTTCGATGCAGTAGTCACACTCGAGAACGGTCGCGCCAGCCATCCAAACATCCCAAATTTTGCGAGCGTCCGCGCCGCGATCGATGCCGCGCCCGCCGATGGAAAACGTATCTGGCGCATTCGCATCACGCCCGGGCGCTGGCACGAAAAACTCGTCATCGACAAGCCGAATATCCGGCTGATCGGCGACGATCGCGAAACATGCATCGTGAGTTACGACGCAGCCGCCGGACATCTTGCGCCAGACGGTGAGCCGTGGGGAACGTGGCGATGTGCCAGCATTATCGTGCGCGCGCCGGGTTTCAGCGTGCATAGCATGTCTATCGAAAACGGCTTCGATTATCTCGGTGAAATCGCACACCCGACACTGCAGGCGATCGGCGCGAACGGTGCACAAGCTGTCGCGTTGATGCTCGATGCTGGATCAGATTGTGCGTTGCTCGAAGACGTAAATATCAGCGGCCAGCAAGATACGCTATTCGTCGATTCAGGCCGCTGCCTGCTGCGCAATTGCCGAGTCGCCGGCAGCGTCGATTTCATCTTCGGGGGCGGCCAGTGCGTGCTCGAACATTGCGAGATCCTCTCGCGCTTTCGTCCTGGCAAACAACGCCAAGGTTATGTTGCAGTGCCGAGCACACTCGCTTCTCAACGCTACGGATTGGTGTTTCGTGATTGCCGCTTGCTCAAAGAATCTGCAGTGCCGGCGCGCAGTGTGGCGCTTGGTCGGCCGTGGCGACCGACGCGAACTTTCAGCGACGGCCGTTACGGCGATCCGGCCATCCGCGGCAATGCCGCGTTCATCGACTGCTGGATGGACGACCACATCGATGCGGTCGGCTGGGACGCGATGACCTACACCGCGCGTGATGGCAGCCGCGTGCTGTTTACGCCGCAGGAGGCGCGACTCGCGGAATACGCCAGCCGCGGCCCGGGCGCGTTGCACGACGCAATACGCATCTGGCTAAGCGCGGAAGAATCGGCTGCGTATGCAACTGCGCGGGTACTGCAAGGCTGGGATTACAACTCGACTGCAGCAATGTTTTGA
- a CDS encoding TRAP transporter substrate-binding protein, which translates to MSITRRAMLTGAVAFFASAAARAQRGDTVLTATDVHVQGYPTVEALRWVGDTLERETGGRLRLRLYHSGQLGRESDSIDMARFGALDITRVNMAALNNPFPSTQILSLPYVFDSTAHMRRALDGAVGREILASFERRDLVGLAFYDSGARCFYNTRRPVYTPQDLHGLKIRVPPSDIFMDMVRALGANPTPLPYGEVFSALQTHLIDGAENNWQSFHTTRQFEVAHYWSQTAHSYSPEALLMSKQRLESLATEDRALVLDIAARSVTVMRELWDKSEIESRDYVIAKGVKVNEVDRRAFETATAATLSAYRRDPAIDTLYKKIRALA; encoded by the coding sequence ATGAGCATCACCCGCCGCGCCATGCTGACCGGCGCTGTTGCATTTTTCGCCAGCGCCGCGGCGCGCGCGCAACGCGGTGATACCGTGCTCACCGCGACCGATGTGCACGTGCAGGGTTATCCCACGGTCGAGGCACTGCGCTGGGTCGGCGACACGCTGGAACGCGAAACCGGTGGCCGGTTGCGCCTGCGGCTGTATCACTCCGGCCAGCTCGGCCGCGAATCCGATTCGATCGACATGGCGCGTTTCGGCGCGCTCGATATCACGCGCGTGAACATGGCGGCGCTCAACAATCCGTTTCCGTCGACGCAAATTCTGTCACTGCCGTATGTGTTCGATTCGACGGCGCATATGCGGCGTGCGCTGGACGGCGCGGTCGGTCGCGAAATTCTCGCCAGTTTCGAACGTCGCGATCTGGTCGGCTTGGCGTTTTATGATTCCGGTGCGCGCTGTTTCTACAACACGCGCCGCCCGGTGTACACGCCGCAAGATCTGCATGGCTTGAAAATCCGCGTGCCGCCGTCGGATATTTTCATGGACATGGTGCGCGCGCTCGGCGCTAATCCGACGCCGCTGCCGTATGGCGAAGTTTTTTCCGCATTGCAAACGCATCTGATCGATGGCGCCGAAAATAACTGGCAAAGTTTTCACACCACGCGTCAGTTCGAGGTCGCGCATTATTGGTCGCAGACCGCACATTCGTATTCGCCGGAAGCGCTGTTGATGTCGAAACAGCGGCTGGAAAGTTTGGCGACCGAAGATCGCGCGCTAGTGCTCGATATCGCCGCGCGCTCGGTCACGGTGATGCGCGAGTTGTGGGACAAATCCGAAATCGAATCGCGTGACTATGTGATCGCAAAGGGCGTCAAGGTGAACGAGGTCGATCGTCGCGCGTTTGAAACTGCGACCGCCGCAACACTCAGCGCGTATCGGCGCGATCCTGCGATCGATACGCTGTACAAAAAAATCCGGGCGCTGGCGTGA
- a CDS encoding sugar kinase produces the protein MMSTRFVCFGELLLRLGAPGRELLLQSPHLDVHVGGAEANVAVALAHFGHVVALVSSVPENALGKAALGEMRRHGVDTTGITRKPGRMGLYFIETGAAQRPSDVLYDRADSAFARVLPESYDWPYLLAGAQVLHVSGVTPAVGANAASAAIAAVKAARAAGLDVVFDGNFRSKLWQAWDGDASAILHEIFACADLVFADHRDIAIALNRDFSAVRHDDIAQVATDAAFAAFPQLKRIAATQRRQHSVDHHELSATLFTRDGVIETPGYSMTPIVDRVGGGDAFAAGMLHGLYSGMSDADSLNFGLAAACLKHSVPGDFLRLETTDVAAFLGEQRFDIRR, from the coding sequence ATCATGTCGACACGCTTTGTATGTTTTGGTGAGTTGCTGCTGCGCCTTGGTGCACCCGGGCGCGAATTGCTGTTGCAATCGCCGCATCTCGATGTGCACGTGGGGGGTGCCGAAGCCAATGTCGCGGTCGCGCTTGCGCACTTCGGTCATGTCGTCGCACTGGTCAGCAGCGTGCCGGAAAATGCACTCGGAAAAGCCGCGCTCGGCGAGATGCGTCGGCACGGCGTGGATACCACGGGGATCACGCGCAAGCCCGGGCGCATGGGTTTGTATTTTATCGAGACGGGCGCGGCGCAACGACCTAGCGACGTTTTGTACGATCGTGCCGACTCCGCTTTTGCCCGCGTCTTGCCCGAGAGCTATGACTGGCCGTATTTGCTCGCTGGCGCGCAGGTATTGCATGTCTCCGGGGTCACTCCGGCGGTTGGCGCGAACGCCGCATCTGCGGCCATCGCAGCGGTAAAGGCGGCGCGTGCCGCCGGCCTTGACGTCGTCTTTGATGGCAATTTTCGCAGCAAACTGTGGCAGGCCTGGGATGGTGATGCGAGCGCGATCTTGCATGAGATTTTCGCGTGCGCCGATCTGGTATTTGCCGATCATCGCGATATCGCGATCGCCTTGAATCGGGATTTCTCCGCGGTGCGACACGACGATATCGCGCAGGTTGCGACTGACGCAGCGTTCGCGGCTTTTCCGCAACTCAAGCGTATCGCCGCGACCCAGCGCCGCCAGCATAGCGTCGATCATCACGAGCTCTCGGCCACATTGTTCACGCGCGATGGCGTGATCGAAACGCCGGGCTACAGCATGACCCCGATCGTCGATCGCGTCGGCGGCGGCGACGCTTTCGCCGCAGGCATGCTGCACGGTTTGTACAGCGGAATGAGCGATGCCGACAGCTTGAATTTCGGCCTCGCCGCGGCCTGCCTGAAACATTCCGTGCCCGGCGATTTTTTGCGTCTCGAAACAACTGATGTCGCCGCGTTTCTCGGCGAACAACGTTTCGATATTCGGCGTTAG
- a CDS encoding MBOAT family O-acyltransferase, which produces MVFNSLTFVVFFALVLALHTLPFSWRVKKINLLLASYLFYAAWNPPFVVLLWLSTVVDWYAAQQIVHSQIASRRRAWMLLSVIANLGVLAYFKYGTFLLENFRVLMAAAGIDYQPPDFAIVLPVGISFYTFATMSYTLDVYLRRAEPTRSFLDFALFVTFFPHLVAGPIMRPTELVPQFEKPRRASSDQLRFGLALITLGLFEKVVLADGFLAGAAELVYDGMRIPGALDAWAATLAFSGQIFCDFAGYSTTAIGVAMCLGFALPDNFRFPYAAIGFSDFWRRWHITLSSYLRDYLYIPLGGNRHGEARTYLSLMATMLLGGLWHGASWTFVVWGGLHGFYLGVERALRQRFSGYRPNALALFGFAILTYVLINVTWVFFRAKGFAKAWLVLSGMLGMNASAVPIISAVQLLIVAIIVGGLVTTHWLMRNSTLETLIARTPVALLTVVWACMAFAILIEQGSGNAFIYFQF; this is translated from the coding sequence ATGGTTTTCAATTCACTGACGTTTGTGGTTTTTTTTGCGCTTGTGCTCGCGTTGCATACGCTGCCGTTTTCGTGGCGTGTGAAAAAAATCAATCTGCTGCTCGCGAGTTATCTGTTCTACGCGGCGTGGAATCCGCCGTTCGTCGTGCTGCTGTGGTTATCGACCGTGGTCGACTGGTATGCGGCGCAGCAAATCGTTCATTCGCAGATCGCATCACGCCGCCGCGCGTGGATGTTGTTGTCGGTGATCGCCAATCTCGGTGTGCTCGCGTATTTCAAATACGGCACATTTCTGCTGGAGAATTTTCGCGTGCTGATGGCCGCTGCGGGCATCGATTATCAGCCGCCGGATTTCGCGATCGTGTTGCCAGTCGGCATTTCGTTCTACACCTTTGCGACGATGTCTTACACGCTGGATGTGTATCTGCGCCGCGCCGAACCGACGCGTTCTTTTCTCGACTTCGCGCTGTTCGTCACATTCTTTCCGCACCTCGTCGCCGGGCCGATCATGCGCCCGACCGAACTGGTGCCGCAGTTCGAAAAACCGCGTCGCGCCAGCTCCGATCAATTGCGTTTTGGTCTCGCCCTGATCACGCTCGGACTGTTCGAAAAAGTCGTACTTGCCGACGGTTTTCTAGCCGGCGCGGCGGAGCTGGTTTACGACGGCATGAGGATTCCCGGTGCGCTCGATGCGTGGGCGGCGACACTCGCGTTCAGCGGTCAGATTTTCTGCGATTTCGCCGGATATTCGACCACCGCCATCGGTGTGGCGATGTGTCTTGGCTTCGCGTTGCCGGACAACTTTCGTTTTCCGTATGCGGCGATCGGTTTCTCGGATTTCTGGCGACGCTGGCACATCACCCTGTCGTCGTATCTGCGCGATTATTTGTACATCCCGCTCGGTGGCAACCGGCACGGCGAGGCGCGCACTTACTTGAGCCTCATGGCGACGATGCTGCTCGGTGGACTGTGGCATGGCGCGAGCTGGACGTTTGTCGTCTGGGGCGGTCTGCACGGTTTTTATCTGGGCGTTGAACGCGCCTTGCGACAGCGTTTTTCCGGCTATCGCCCGAACGCGCTGGCGCTGTTCGGCTTCGCCATATTGACTTATGTTTTGATCAACGTGACTTGGGTATTTTTCCGCGCCAAGGGTTTCGCCAAAGCGTGGCTGGTATTGAGCGGCATGCTCGGAATGAATGCGTCCGCCGTGCCGATTATTTCTGCGGTGCAGCTGCTCATCGTCGCGATCATCGTCGGCGGACTCGTCACTACGCACTGGCTCATGCGCAACAGCACCCTCGAAACCCTGATCGCGCGCACCCCGGTCGCATTGCTCACCGTGGTGTGGGCGTGCATGGCATTCGCCATCCTCATCGAACAAGGCAGCGGCAATGCATTCATCTATTTCCAGTTCTGA
- a CDS encoding TRAP transporter small permease: MLTTAPSLPTSGLLASLSDLAILIAGAALIGMAGVEAWQVFARYVLNNSPGWTEPVALLLLTTAMSLGAACSVRSASHFGFFILVQSSPPALRRFLQGLANTIVAAVGLMLAWWSGTLFIDGWSVPMAGAVLPQSANFLPMATGGLLIALFALERIFAPAALPIIEGA; the protein is encoded by the coding sequence ATGCTCACTACCGCTCCATCGTTACCCACAAGCGGCTTGCTCGCGAGCTTGTCGGATCTCGCCATACTGATCGCCGGCGCCGCGCTGATCGGCATGGCCGGCGTCGAAGCATGGCAGGTATTTGCGCGTTACGTGCTCAACAATTCGCCGGGCTGGACCGAGCCGGTCGCGTTGTTGCTGCTGACGACGGCGATGAGTCTCGGCGCCGCATGCAGCGTGCGCAGTGCTTCGCATTTCGGTTTTTTCATCCTCGTGCAATCGTCGCCGCCAGCGCTGCGCCGATTTTTGCAGGGCCTCGCGAATACGATCGTCGCGGCAGTCGGTTTGATGCTGGCGTGGTGGAGCGGCACCTTGTTCATCGATGGCTGGTCGGTGCCGATGGCCGGCGCAGTATTGCCGCAGAGTGCGAACTTCCTGCCGATGGCGACCGGCGGTTTATTGATCGCGTTGTTCGCGCTGGAGCGCATTTTCGCGCCCGCCGCGTTGCCAATTATTGAAGGCGCCTGA
- a CDS encoding pectate lyase family protein → MILALATLTPTLAMAAESALAFPGAQGWAAHTPGGRDGKILRVTTLKPRGPGSLREALETAGPRTVVFEVGGVIDLDRDTLDVKEPFLTIAGQTAPSPGITLVRGGIDVRTHDVVIRHIRIRPGDAEVAHFGGWEHDGFSTYEGAVDVIVDHCSLTWATDENLSSSGKRFIGETPDDWRNNTSHRITFSNNLIAEGLAFASHAKGEHSKGSLIHDNVNDILIIGNLYAHNFERSPLFKGGVRGMVINNLIYDPGQRAIHYNLIAEEWGDHPYQLGRLAMIGNAMRAGPSTPNDVALFMLGGSGDIELYQEDNIAVDRIGRPLPILGRYTTTAAKIIELKQRPVLPEGVKPITAVQVQDAVINGVGARPWDRDHDDARVVSDTVEGRGRIIDSQTDVGGYPHQSETHQAFVAEDWDLATMTPRKPYSARVRPH, encoded by the coding sequence ATGATTCTGGCGCTCGCGACGCTGACGCCGACGTTGGCGATGGCTGCCGAATCGGCGCTGGCTTTCCCGGGCGCGCAAGGCTGGGCCGCGCATACGCCTGGTGGACGCGACGGCAAGATTCTGCGTGTCACCACGCTCAAGCCGCGTGGTCCGGGTTCGTTGCGCGAGGCACTGGAAACCGCGGGTCCGCGCACGGTGGTATTCGAAGTGGGCGGTGTCATCGATCTGGATCGCGACACGCTTGATGTCAAGGAACCGTTCCTGACCATCGCCGGCCAGACCGCGCCTTCGCCCGGAATCACTTTGGTCCGCGGCGGCATCGACGTGCGCACACACGACGTCGTGATCCGGCATATCCGCATCCGTCCGGGCGATGCCGAAGTCGCGCATTTCGGCGGCTGGGAACACGACGGATTTTCCACCTATGAAGGCGCGGTCGATGTGATCGTCGACCATTGCTCGCTGACCTGGGCGACCGACGAAAATCTTTCATCGTCGGGCAAACGTTTTATTGGCGAAACCCCGGATGACTGGCGCAACAATACCTCCCACCGCATAACCTTCAGCAATAATCTGATCGCCGAAGGTCTTGCGTTTGCATCGCATGCCAAGGGCGAACATTCGAAGGGTTCACTGATCCACGATAACGTCAACGACATCCTGATTATCGGCAATCTGTACGCACACAATTTTGAACGCAGCCCGTTGTTCAAGGGCGGCGTGCGCGGCATGGTGATCAATAATCTGATCTACGATCCGGGCCAGCGCGCGATCCACTACAACCTGATTGCCGAGGAATGGGGCGATCATCCATACCAGTTGGGTCGCCTCGCGATGATCGGTAACGCGATGCGCGCGGGGCCGTCGACGCCGAACGATGTTGCGCTGTTCATGCTTGGTGGCTCCGGCGATATCGAGTTGTATCAGGAAGACAATATTGCGGTCGATCGCATCGGTCGGCCGTTGCCGATCCTCGGGCGCTACACCACCACCGCGGCGAAAATCATCGAACTCAAGCAGCGTCCGGTTTTGCCCGAAGGCGTGAAGCCGATTACCGCGGTGCAAGTGCAGGACGCAGTCATCAACGGCGTCGGTGCGCGGCCGTGGGACCGCGATCACGACGATGCGCGAGTGGTCTCAGACACGGTCGAAGGGCGCGGTCGTATTATCGATAGCCAGACTGATGTCGGCGGTTATCCGCATCAGTCCGAAACACATCAGGCCTTTGTCGCCGAGGATTGGGATCTGGCCACGATGACGCCGCGCAAACCGTATTCCGCGAGAGTACGGCCGCATTGA
- a CDS encoding TonB-dependent receptor yields the protein MLVLYGSANGASAQTAIAQPDGEDNTAATTAAADPQSAGSPGANSSATKDKTTQLSDVVVTYRGSLEKAIDLKRDSVGMVDAIMAEDIGKFPDLNLAESLQRIPGISISRVAGEGRQISVDGLGPNFTQVRINGMDSLATTGADDNNGGNNRTRAFDFNVFSADLFNKIEVHKSASADIAEGALGATVDLHTPHPFDFNKFVFSSSVQGGENIQADKVNSRATALIGDVFDDGKMGLLFSAAYTHRNVTEAGSGSVRWDNGPSSGGFAAASPFKDALLPTTFIPRLPRYNVYTHDQDRVGLTGSYQWQITDSTLLTVDGLYADFKEKRREYDLEAVSFSRSGTGKPQTIVKDGVVAPNGNLVYGVFDNVDMRVEGRYDQLETQFGQTTLNLDQKFGDNFKLDLMIGHSRSDYTNPYQTTVTLDHANANNFSYDYRNNPNLPAINYGFDVGNPANWSFANGQSELRLRPNTTSNLELAKQIDLTWDITEHLHLKGGLNDKDYKFQTSEMRRASEVSVPNLPTGTSLADLTQLMDFGGKLGAPGGTPNGWVVPNIDAFAKLFNIYGNQGTFSLSPASNGANGNNRSVKETDRGGYVQASFDTTVFGMPLRGDAGVRRVDTDQFSTGFAIINGGLVQTSVSRSYSDTLPSMNLALSLADDWLLRFGAAKVLTRPDLGNLSPGVNVSVSGGSRVVSGGNPYLDPYRAKTYDLGLEWYFATGSYLSGALFRKDIDSFEQVSHTTQPFSASGLPVSLIAGTAALPTDDFDFTIPVNTPGGKLNGIELGYQQSFTFLPGFWKDFGTIINYTHVTSKIQYVTSTGANSLLTDLTGLSKNAYNGTLFYDNGTYSARVSVAHRDGYLTTVPGRNNNDVEGTKGTTNVDFMTSWKYNQNLEFSFEGINLTNTPNNLYVSSTGERSVVYTRTGREYYVGVRLRF from the coding sequence ATGCTCGTATTGTACGGCAGTGCAAACGGCGCGTCGGCACAGACGGCCATCGCCCAGCCCGATGGCGAAGACAATACAGCCGCAACTACCGCAGCAGCTGATCCGCAATCCGCCGGATCGCCTGGCGCAAATTCCAGCGCTACGAAAGACAAGACCACCCAGCTCAGCGATGTGGTTGTAACCTATCGCGGCAGTTTGGAAAAAGCGATCGATCTGAAACGCGATTCCGTCGGCATGGTCGATGCGATCATGGCCGAAGACATTGGCAAATTCCCGGATTTGAACCTCGCCGAATCGCTGCAGCGCATCCCGGGCATCAGCATTTCGCGCGTCGCCGGCGAAGGGCGGCAGATTTCCGTCGATGGCCTCGGCCCGAACTTCACCCAGGTCCGCATCAACGGCATGGACTCGCTCGCAACCACTGGCGCCGACGACAACAACGGCGGCAATAACCGCACGCGCGCGTTCGATTTCAACGTGTTCTCCGCCGATCTGTTCAACAAGATCGAAGTACACAAATCTGCTTCCGCCGACATCGCCGAAGGCGCACTCGGCGCGACCGTCGATCTGCATACACCACACCCGTTCGATTTCAACAAATTCGTGTTCTCCAGCTCGGTGCAGGGCGGCGAGAATATCCAGGCGGACAAGGTCAATTCACGCGCGACCGCATTGATCGGCGACGTGTTCGACGATGGCAAGATGGGCCTGCTGTTTTCGGCGGCGTATACCCATCGCAACGTCACCGAAGCAGGCAGCGGCAGCGTGCGCTGGGACAACGGTCCGAGCAGTGGCGGTTTTGCGGCAGCATCGCCGTTTAAAGACGCGCTGTTGCCGACCACGTTCATCCCGCGCCTGCCACGCTACAACGTGTATACCCACGACCAGGACCGCGTCGGTTTGACCGGCTCGTATCAATGGCAGATCACCGACAGCACCCTGCTTACGGTCGATGGACTGTATGCGGACTTCAAGGAAAAACGTCGCGAATACGATCTTGAAGCCGTGTCTTTCAGTCGCAGCGGCACCGGCAAACCGCAGACCATCGTCAAGGATGGCGTGGTCGCACCGAACGGCAATCTGGTTTACGGCGTATTCGACAATGTCGACATGCGCGTGGAAGGTCGCTACGACCAACTCGAAACGCAGTTTGGTCAGACCACACTGAATCTCGATCAAAAATTCGGCGACAATTTCAAGCTCGATTTGATGATCGGCCATTCGCGCTCCGACTATACCAACCCATATCAGACCACGGTCACGCTTGATCACGCCAACGCCAATAATTTTTCGTACGACTACCGCAACAATCCGAATCTGCCCGCGATCAACTACGGTTTTGATGTCGGCAATCCGGCGAACTGGTCGTTTGCGAATGGTCAGTCGGAACTGCGCCTGCGCCCGAACACAACCAGCAATCTTGAGCTCGCGAAACAGATCGATCTGACGTGGGACATCACCGAGCATTTGCATCTCAAGGGCGGCCTCAACGACAAGGATTACAAGTTCCAGACCAGCGAAATGCGCCGCGCATCCGAAGTCAGCGTACCGAATCTGCCGACCGGCACCAGCTTGGCTGATCTCACCCAGCTCATGGATTTCGGCGGCAAACTCGGCGCGCCGGGCGGCACACCCAACGGCTGGGTGGTGCCAAACATCGACGCCTTCGCCAAGCTCTTCAACATCTACGGCAACCAAGGCACGTTCTCCCTGTCGCCAGCGTCCAACGGCGCGAATGGCAACAACCGCAGCGTCAAGGAAACCGATCGTGGTGGCTACGTGCAGGCCAGTTTCGACACTACCGTGTTCGGCATGCCGTTGCGCGGTGATGCCGGCGTGCGTCGCGTCGATACCGATCAATTCTCGACCGGTTTTGCGATCATCAACGGTGGCCTCGTGCAGACCTCGGTCAGCCGCAGCTACAGCGATACGCTGCCTTCGATGAACCTCGCACTGAGCCTCGCTGACGACTGGCTGTTGCGCTTTGGTGCGGCGAAAGTATTGACGCGTCCGGATCTCGGCAACCTCTCGCCGGGCGTGAATGTCAGCGTCAGCGGTGGCAGCCGCGTGGTATCGGGTGGCAACCCGTATCTCGATCCGTACCGCGCCAAAACCTACGACCTCGGTCTGGAGTGGTATTTCGCGACGGGCTCATATCTCTCGGGCGCATTGTTCCGCAAGGATATCGATTCGTTCGAGCAGGTTTCGCATACCACGCAACCGTTCAGCGCGTCGGGTCTGCCAGTGAGTCTCATCGCCGGTACCGCGGCATTGCCTACCGATGATTTCGATTTCACCATTCCGGTCAACACCCCGGGTGGCAAGCTCAATGGTATTGAACTCGGCTACCAGCAGTCCTTCACTTTCCTGCCGGGATTCTGGAAAGATTTCGGTACGATCATCAATTACACCCACGTTACTTCGAAGATTCAGTACGTGACCTCGACCGGTGCTAATTCCTTGCTGACCGATCTCACCGGGCTGTCGAAAAACGCCTATAACGGCACACTGTTTTACGACAACGGTACGTATTCCGCGCGTGTATCAGTTGCACACCGCGATGGTTATCTGACCACTGTGCCGGGACGCAACAACAACGATGTCGAAGGCACCAAAGGCACGACCAACGTCGACTTCATGACCTCGTGGAAATACAACCAGAATCTCGAATTCAGCTTCGAAGGCATCAACCTCACCAACACGCCGAACAATCTGTACGTGAGTTCGACCGGTGAACGTTCGGTGGTTTATACCCGCACTGGTCGCGAGTATTACGTTGGTGTTCGACTGCGCTTCTGA